The Deltaproteobacteria bacterium genome includes the window CTGCACCATGTCTCTGCCCTCCTCTGCTCTACGCGGGCCGCCACTGAGGGACGAGGTCTCCGTCCGGCGACGGCGCGAAGTCGACCACCAGCGCCATGTCCATGCGCAGGTCCACGGGCGCGGCGCCGATCAGGCCGCCGACGGTCCTAACGCCCTCCTCGCACTCGACGAGCACGACCGGGTACGGCACGCGCTCCTTCCACGCCGGCAGGACGGGAGCATGGACGACCACCCACGACAGGAGGCGCGCACGCCCGCTCGCGCGCGCCCACTCGCTCGAGAAGGAGCGGCAGTCCGGGCACATCGGGCCGGGCGGATGGCGCCAGTGGCCGCAGTCGCTGCAGCGCTGGAAGCGGAGCTCGCGCGCCCGCGCCGCGGCCCAGTACGGGATCCAGTCCTCGCCGCCCGTGCGCCGGACGAACTCGTCCTGGGCCATGGTCAGTCACCCCGCAGCAGCAGCGCGCCCGTCGGCACCATGTTGCCGCTGGTGACGAGGGAGAGCCTGGCGCCCGGCACCTGGTTCACCGACGTGCCGCGGACCTGCCGCGCCGCCTCGATGATGAGGTTGATGCCGTGGACGTACGCCTCGGAGAGGCTCCCGCCGCTCGTGTTCGTCGGAAGGCGCCCGCCCACCTCGAGCCCGTGATCCTCGACGAAGGCGCCCGCCTCGCCCGGCCTGCAAAAGCCGTACTCCTCGAGCGAGCCGAGGACGAGGGGCGTGAAGGCGTCGTAGAGCTGCGCCACCTGCACGTCCTTCGGACCCACGCCCGCCATGCGCCAGAGGTCGCGCGCCGCGTAGGTCCCGGGCGATTCCAAGAAGGGGTCCTTGAAGAAGTTGTTCATGATCCAGTTGCGCGGTCCCATGCCCTGCGACGCCGCCATGATGTAGGCGGGCTTCTGGCGGAGGTCGCGCGCCATATCCGCCGCCGCCACGATGACGGCCGCCGCCCCGTCGGTCTCGAGGCAGCAGTCGAGGAGCCGGAGCGGCTCGGAGATCGGGCGCGAGCGTTCGTGGTCGTCGACCGTGATCGGCTCGCGCATCATGGCGACGGGGTTCCGCGCCGCGTGGCGGCGGCAGGCGACGGCGATCCAGCCGAGGTGGCGCGTCGTGTAGCCCCGCTCGTGCAGGAAGCGGCGGGCGAACATCGCCACCTGGTCGACGGGCCGCACGAAGCCGTAGGGGGAGAACAGCGCGGTCTCGTTGGTCTCCGCGGCGATGTTGTCCCGCTCGCGCGACGTGCCCGCCCACGGCCGGCCGCCCGAGCCGCGGTTCCGCGAGCGGTAGACGAGCACGCAGCGCGCGAGGCCGGCGGCGATCGCGGCCGCGGCGTGCCCGACGACGCCGCAGCCGCCGCCCCCGCCGTAGCCGACTTCCCCGAAGAAGCGCAGGTTCGGCACGCCCAGGTTGCGGGCGATCACGTTCTCGGCGGTCGGCTGGATGCTCCATTTGGTCATGCCGTCGATGTCCGACGGCCTGAGCCCCGCGTCCTCGAGCGCCAGCCTTGCCGCCTCGAGCGCCGTCACCTCCTCGGGCCGGCCGATGTTCTTGGAGAACGGGAGCTGGCCGATGCCGACGATGGCGGCCCGGTCTCTCAGCGACACGGGCCTACCGCGCCTGGCGCTTCCGTCCGGCGCGCTCGCCGGCGTGGTCCTGGATCGCCTTGCCGATCGCCTCGAGCGAGCGGCCCATGAAGGTGGGACGGTTCTCCGCCGCCCAGTCGCGGCTCGCCGCGAGGCGGGGAAGCGTCCCCTGGAACTCCGGCATGACGTGGCGCGCGAAAAGCTCGTAGGAGCGGAGCGTTGCCTCGCGGTCAGCCCACTCGTGCCCCATGAAGAGGTACGTCCCGAAGCCGCCCGACTGGTTCCACAGACGTTCGATCTGCGCCCCCGCCTCGCGCGGCGTGCCGATGACGGCGAGTCCCCCCGCGTTGAGGGCGTCGACCATCTCCGCAACATCCTCGATCTCGCCGACGAGCGGCAAGGCGGCGACGCGCTTGAAATAGTCGACCCAGGGCGCGAGCCCGAAAGCAACGTCGCGCCGCGCCTGGTCCATCGTGGGCGCGAGATGCATCGGCCCGACGAGGCGCCACTTCTCCCGGCTCACCGCCTTGCCGTGGTCGGCCGCCATCTCCTCGGCGATCGACCAGGTATGGCCGAGGGCGTCGAAGCCGCCGGCCGTGGTGGCGCCGATCGAGAGGAGCCCGAGCCCGTACTTCCCGGCCGCCCGCGGCCCGGCGGGCGACACGGTCGCGGCGACGGCCATCTCCATGTGCGGGCGCGTGTAGGGCCGCACCTGCAGGCGGGCGTGGCGGAGCGTGAACCAGTCGCGCTCGCGCGTGATCGGCTCGTCGGACGTGAAGAGCGCGAGGATCGTGTCCAGCGAGTCGTCCATCATCTCGCGCTGGCGGATCGGGTCGATGCCGAGCATGAAGGCATCCGAGGGGAGCGCCCCCGGCCCGACTCCGAACATCGCCCGCCCGAGCGTCAGGTGGTCGAGCAGCACCATCCGGTCGGCCAGCATGAAGGGATGGTGGTACGGCAGCGAGGACACGCCCGTGCCGAGCCGGATGTGGCCTGTGCGCGCGGCCGCCGCGGCGATGAAGACCTCGGGCGAGGCGATGATCTCGAACCCGGCGGAGTGATGCTCGCCGAACCATGCCTCGTCGTAGCCGAGCCGGTCGAGCCACTCGATCAGCTCGAGATCGCGGTGGAGCGCGGTGGTGGGGTTCTCGCCGACGGGGTGGAACGGCGCCAGGAAGATGCCGAAGCCCAGGCGGTCGGGGGCGTTCATCGCCGGCCTTTCTAGGCTCGCCCGCCGCCTCGACGCAAGCCGAAGTTTCTCCTTGCCGGGCGCCCGCGGCCTGGTGTCAAATGCCGCGCATGCCGAGGGCATGGCTGGCCCTGATCGTGTTCCTGCTGCCCGCCGCATGTGCTGCCGTGTGTCCCGAGCTGCCGAGCGCGCCGGACGCCGCGAACCCGTACGAGCTCCAGTTCGGCGCCACGAACGTCAACGCCGCGCTCGGCAACGGCGCGCTCACCGCGGCGTTCTCGCGCTGCGGCGAGTTGACGGTCCTCAAGTGGCCGGGCCCGAGCTACTACAACCAGCTCGCCTATCTGACCGACAACGTCGCGAACGCCCGGACGCTGCCCCATCTCGGCGCGCTCGAGGCGATGGGCGCCTTCCCAGGGCTCTTCTACGAGACCACGTCGGGCAGTGGCTTCACCTGGCTCCGCGACGGCGCCTGGACGCATGCGCAGCGGTACAGCGCCGACGACTCCGATGTGCTCGTGACCGACATGACGAACACCGCGCTCGGTCTCGGCGTCACCGCCTGGAACTTCGTCATGCCCGACCGGAACGTGCTCGTGAACCACTACGTCGTCACGCGCGACCGGGACTCGCCGGTGCGGCGGGCGACGCTCGTCTTCTACACGAACTTCTCGCCCTCGCTCGCTCGCCTCCCGTTCTTTCCGATCGCCGACTGGGGCCTCGACTTCGAGACCGACTACGCGGTCGCCTACGACGGGCACGAGCGCGCGCTGCTCCACTTCCTCCCGGCCAGCGCCGCGAGCTACCCACACGATTTCTCGCTCGTGAACCCGCTGCTCCGCAGCCCGCCCGCGCGCCGCGAGGCCCTGCGGCGTGCCGTCGACCGCCTGGTCGCGGGCCTCGGCGAGCCGGGCGTCTACCTCGCGGTCGGCGCGCGGCGCGGCGACCACGGCTATCAGTGCGGCTTCGACGACGCGCCGATCTGCCCGCACCAGAGCGCGATCGCCGACCGCACGATCACCGCCTTCGCGCTGCCGCCCACCTTCGACGGCCTGGCGCGCAGTGCCTTCGAGTGCGACCACGTGGTGACGGACCC containing:
- a CDS encoding lipid-transfer protein; this translates as MSLRDRAAIVGIGQLPFSKNIGRPEEVTALEAARLALEDAGLRPSDIDGMTKWSIQPTAENVIARNLGVPNLRFFGEVGYGGGGGCGVVGHAAAAIAAGLARCVLVYRSRNRGSGGRPWAGTSRERDNIAAETNETALFSPYGFVRPVDQVAMFARRFLHERGYTTRHLGWIAVACRRHAARNPVAMMREPITVDDHERSRPISEPLRLLDCCLETDGAAAVIVAAADMARDLRQKPAYIMAASQGMGPRNWIMNNFFKDPFLESPGTYAARDLWRMAGVGPKDVQVAQLYDAFTPLVLGSLEEYGFCRPGEAGAFVEDHGLEVGGRLPTNTSGGSLSEAYVHGINLIIEAARQVRGTSVNQVPGARLSLVTSGNMVPTGALLLRGD
- a CDS encoding LLM class flavin-dependent oxidoreductase, translated to MNAPDRLGFGIFLAPFHPVGENPTTALHRDLELIEWLDRLGYDEAWFGEHHSAGFEIIASPEVFIAAAAARTGHIRLGTGVSSLPYHHPFMLADRMVLLDHLTLGRAMFGVGPGALPSDAFMLGIDPIRQREMMDDSLDTILALFTSDEPITRERDWFTLRHARLQVRPYTRPHMEMAVAATVSPAGPRAAGKYGLGLLSIGATTAGGFDALGHTWSIAEEMAADHGKAVSREKWRLVGPMHLAPTMDQARRDVAFGLAPWVDYFKRVAALPLVGEIEDVAEMVDALNAGGLAVIGTPREAGAQIERLWNQSGGFGTYLFMGHEWADREATLRSYELFARHVMPEFQGTLPRLAASRDWAAENRPTFMGRSLEAIGKAIQDHAGERAGRKRQAR